A stretch of DNA from Lysinibacillus sp. B2A1:
TTTTTAGTTAGAATGATACTTTTTGCTAAGTCATTCGTCTTTAAAGAAAAGGAGGTGCAGAGGCTGGATGTTTGAAGAACAATTTTATCTACATAATCAAACCATTTTTAAATACTTATATTACTTACTCAATGATGAAAAGTTAGCGGAGGATTTCACACAGGAGACATTTATTCGCTTTTTCAAATACCAGCAGACAATTAAAGAAGATGCTGAACTAGCATGGTTAAGGAGCACTGCACGTAATCTAGCCTACGATCATTACCGCCGCAAAAGGCTTATTCAATTTGTCCCTTTTTTAAACGATCATGAGGAGCAAGACCCTACCTCCCCACATCAATGGATAACTCAGCAAGAAGATGCACAGACGCTTTATCTTGCAATTAGCAAACTTAAGCTTACTTATCGAGATGTTATTATTTTACGAAAGATTGAGGACTTAACCATTCAGGAGACCTGTGATGTCTTAGGCTGGAATGAAGGGAAAGTAAAAAACACTTTAAAACGTGCACTTGTTGCATTAAAAAAGCAACTTGGAGGTGAATTTGATGAAGAGCTATGATAAGTCTTGGCAACATTTACGTGACTTAAAGCTAACAAAGCAGCAGCAGGAAAAAATACTACACCATATTACTACACCTACGACAATAGAAAAACGGCCAACAAAAAAAGCTTGGCAGATTCCTATAGTGTCTCTACTATTTATGACCATTCTTTCGATATTAATTATGTCATTTATCCAAAGACCGACTGACCTGCCACTCACAGCAGATACAAATAAAACAATTGCTAAAGTCTATGTACAAACTAATGAAAATAAAAAAACGTTTATCGCAAAAGCATCATGCCTTTATATACCTCAGCAATGCTATACTAATAAACAACTATTATCTCAGCTAGAAGAACAAATGGAACATGCGCCTACAGTTTCTGTAACAGCTCAACAGTGGGAAGAAAATGGTTACATTAAACCTCAAGACTTATTGATTGTCTATTCAGATGGAACTCAAGAGAAATGGAAGGTACTAAACAACGATACTCTCTTTAATATCCAAACTGAGCATGCCATTCAATCAGAAAATGCGTTTAGTTCAATAGGGTATTACTACGATGATAAACGTTCCACCAAGATGATTATAGTAAATATTTTCATATTACTTACACACCTCACACTATGGCTAGCTAAAAAAAGAATGCCTCATACTGAACGACGCTTTTTCGCTGCAACAGTTGAACATGCCATCGCAAATGCCGTCATGCTTGTCTTGTTTTCAGGTATTTTATACGCTATTTATTTACTTTGGCATTCGATACACGTAATGACAATATATAGCTTATTTACAATCTACTCTATAATGCAAATATACTATCGAAAAAAAGCTGGCGAACCTCGAGGTTACCTAATAGCGAGCGCTGTGGTTCAACTATTTATTGCAGCTGCCTTTACATGGCTGTATCTTGCATTTAATGTACACTTTTAATCGATATTTCTCTAAATAGTTTCGATAAAGTGCATTTTAATCAGTGGAGGGCCAATTCGTCCTCCACTGATTATTTTCACTTCAACGCAATACATATATTTTTTGCTTCTGTGAAAAATTCCAAGCTATGGTGGCCGCCTTCACGTCCTATGCCACTCTTTTTAAAGCCTCCAAAAGGAGCTCGTAAGTCGCGCACAAACCAGCAATTTACCCAAATTGTACCTGCACGTACATCATGAGAAATACGGTGTGCACGCTGTAAATTTTCGGTCCAGACAACTGCATTTAAACCGTACTCTGTTCCATTAGCTATTGCAAGTGCCTCTTCCTCTGTATTAAACGGGATAATTGTAACGATAGGACCGAAAATCTCCTCTTGGCAAATGCGAGCTTGCGGATTTTCTTGTAAATAAATTGTTGGCTGTAAATAATAACCCGTACTCAATTGAGCTGGTAATTTAGGTCGTTTACCACCATAAATAAGCGTAGAATTTTCATATTCAGCTACACTTAAATAGCTTGTTACCTTGTTATAATGTGCTTCACTTACGACTGGCCCCATATTCGTCTTAGCATCTTGCGGATCACCAACTACTAATGCTGCCGCTGCTTCTTTAAAACGTGTAAGGAATTCATCTAGAATCGCGCGTTGCACTAAAATACGCGAACCCGCTAGACAAACTTGACCGGAATTCATAAATGCCGCTTGAATCGATACGGGGATGGCTTTTTCTAAATTCGCATCTTCAAAAATAATATTCGCTGCCTTCCCCCCTAACTCAAAGGAAACCTTTTTCAATGAGTCAGCACCGTTTTTCATGATTGCTTTTCCTGTCGTTGTTTCCCCTGTGAAGGAAATTAAATCAACTTCGGGGTGTGTCGTCATAAATTCCCCTGCTGACTGTACTCCAAAGCCGTGGACAACGTTAACGACCCCGTCTGGAATGCCCGCCTGTTGTGCAATCTCACCAAGTAACGATACAGTTAATGGTGTAATTTCTGCTGGTTTTATGACTGCTGTATTTCCTGAAGCTAGGCATGGACCAAGCTTCCATGTTGTTAACATAAACGGTAAATTCCAAGGAGTTATTAATGCTGCAACCCCAACTGGTTCATAGCGTGTATAATTTAAATAAGCATCATCCATCGGGTATACTTCACCGCCTTGCTGTTCCATAAAATCAGCAAAAAACTTCAAATTTTCCGCGGCACGAGGAATTTCACGTTCTAATGCTACTTGATAAGGCTTACCTACATCTAATGCTTCAAGGCGCGCTAACTCCTCTTTGCGTTCTAGAATAATTTCTGCCATTCGACGAATTTTGGCTAAACGCTCAGATAAAGGCATTCTTCGCCATGGACCTACTTCAAAAGCTTGCCGTGCCGCTTCACACGCCCGATCCACGTCTTCAAAGCTTGCTTCATGGACTTTTGCAATAATTTCCTGGGTCGCAGGATTTTTCACCTCGAATAATGTTTGAGAAGAAGATTCTACATATTCTCCATTTATAAATAGTTTAACTTCTTTCAATTTCGTTTGTGTATTCTCCATCGTAGACCACTCCTTATTATTCATTTTGACGACGCTGGATAGACTTCCCTGCAATTCCCCAATGAGTGCTTGGGATTTCATTTAAGCACACACGAACTGTTTCAAGTGGTGCATCTAAAACAGATGAAACAGTTTGGCTTACTTCTGCAATTAACCGTTCCTTTTGCTCGGGTGTCCGTCCTTCAATGAATGTTACTTGAATAAATGGCATTACACCTGCCCCCTTTGCTATCGTTCTATTTGAACTATTAACGACTCCATTCCGTCAAAGCTTACAGTAAAGTTATCACCTGCATGCATTGTTGCAGAGCCTGTTAGCGCGCCACTTAGCACAATATCTCCAGCTCGAATATGCTGTCCACGAGCGATTAATTTATTAGCCATCCATGCAATGGCTCGTGCCGGATGTCCCATTACAGAACCTGCTGTACTTGTCGCAAAAATCTCATCATTTTGTGTGAAAATACAGCCCATATTCACAAGATCCACCTCGTTCACCGCATATTTTTGCGAACTCACTATGTAACGCGAGGAAGAAGAGTTATCAGCAATCACATCCGGTAATGTAAAATTGAAATTTAAATAACGACTATCGATAATCTCCATTGCAGGCGCAATATAGTCAGTTGCTTCCAACACCTGTGCAACGGTTACAATCGGGCCACCTAAATCCTGCTTAAATACAAAGGCAATCTCCGGTTCAATTTTCGGATGAATGAGAGACTTTAATGAAATCGGCTGCTTTGCATTTAACTCCATATTCGCTAACAGCATACCGTAAGAAGGCTCATGAACTCCCATCATTTGTTGCTTTGCCTTACTCGTTAACCCAAGCTTTAGCCCTGAAATGGTTGTTTCCTCATGCATACACTTCAGTTCAATTAATTTGTCTTGAATATTATAGGCAGTTTCCACCGTCAGCTCTGGGTATTGATCAACAAACTTCGTAACCTCTGTCATTTCTCGCTCTGCTTTATACAACTCATACGCAATTTGATCTAACGTATCGGTTTTCATCATCGCGCGTTCCTCCTTACTGTCTGCTTATGATTGGCTATCTCACGAGCAATTTCTGCGATTAAATCCTCTTGCCCACCTACCGCCTTCTTTCTGCCAAGCTCCACTAAAATTTCACGCTCATCTACGTTATATTTTTTTGCCGCTTCCTGCGTAAATAATAAAAAGCTAGAGTAAACACCTGCATAGCCCATTATTAAACTAGAGCCAGTTATTTCTTGAGGACGAGGCATAAAAGGTGCAACCACTTCATTCGCAACATCAATTACACTATATAAATCAATACCAGTTTCATAGCCCAGACGATCAAAAACAGCCACCATTACCTCCGTTTGTGTATTACCACTACCTGCACCTAAACAGCGTAAACTACCATCCACATACGTAGCACCCGCTTCAATAGCAGCAATCGTATTGGCCATTGCAAGTGATAAATTATTATGTGCATGAAAGCCAATCTCACAGGACACATGCGATTTTAATGCAGCTACTCGTTCCATAACCTGATGCGGTAGCATAGCACCTGCTGAATCCGTCACATAAATAATTTCAGCGCCGTAACTCTCAAATAACTTTGCTTGTTCAACTATTACAGATGTTGGAGCCATATGTGCCATCATTAAAAATCCAACTGTTTTCAACCCTAGCTCTCGACTTAAGTAAATATGTTGACCAGCAACATCGGCCTCGGTTACATGGGTTGCAACACGAGCCATTTTAGCTCCAGCCTTTACTGCATTTTTTAAATCTTCCTTTACACCAATGCCTGGTAAAATTAGCACCGAAATAGCCGAATCCCCACATTCTTCTCGTGCTGCTTCGATTAACTTCAGCTCATCTACTTTGGAAAATCCATACTGTAATGAGGAGCCCCCTAATCCATCTCCATGGGATACCTCAAAATATTTCACCTTTGCCTTCCTTAAACCACGCGCAACCTCTCTCACCTGCTGCTCTGTAAATGCATGACGCATAGAATGACTACCATCACGCAATGTTACATCTAAAACTGTTATTTTTTTCATAACACTCACCTCCGTTTAATTCGATTTCACTGTTTCATGTTGCTGTTTAGCGATTTCATTACCTACTTGTACTGCTGCAGCCGTCATAATATCGAGGTTTCCTGAATAAGTCGGGAAGAAATCTCCTGCCCCTTCAACCTCTAAAAAAATCGATACTTGTTGACCATTAAAAATAGGTACACTTGTCAGTCGATATCCTGGTACATATTGTTGAACAGCTTGCACTATATCTTCAATAGCTTTTAATATTTCTTGCTCCTTATTACGCTCATTTACTAAAACATGCACAGTATCACGCATCATAATCGGCGGATCAGCTGGATTTAAAATAATAATGGCCTTGCCCTTATTCGCTCCGCCCACGTCCTCTATTGCCCTTGCTGTAGTTCGTGTAAACTCATCAATATTAGCCCGAGTACCAGGTCCAGCGCTTTTACTTGCTACGGTAGCAACAATTTCCGCATATTCAACATCAGCTACTTGATTAATCGCATAGACAATTGGAATAGTCGCTTGCCCACCACAAGTCACCATATTGACATTGTCGGCCGTTGCGAATTTTTCCAAATTAGCACACGGCACAACAAATGGACCAATAGCAGCTGGCGTTAAATCAATAATCTTTTTACCAAGAGCTAGCACTTTCTCACTGTGTATCGAATGTGCCTTTGCCGTTGTGGCATCAAACACAATATCAAAGAGCTCTGGACAGGCCACTAATCCTTCAATTCCATTGGGGATTGTAAGATAACCACGAGACTTTGCGCGTTGAATTCCCTCAGAGGCAGGGTCAATTCCTACCATGACACTCATTGATAAGTACTCACTACGTTCGATTTTGTACATTAAATCGGTACCGATATTACCCGAGCCTAAAATCGCAACCTTTAGTTTTGCCATCTTCATTTCTCCTCCTTCAGCCTAAACGTAGCGGATACAGCACCTAAATGAGCAAACTCTGCTACAAACGTATCTCCGTCCTCAATTGTGACTGCGGCTGTCAAAGCACCTGCCAACACAAATTCACCTGCATGCAAACCGATATGATATTTACTAAGCTTATTAGCTAACCATGCAACTGCACGTAATGGATCACCCATTACAGCTGCAGCGGCGGCACTATCAAATAGCTCGCCGTTTCGGTAAACATTCATCCCAATATGTGGTAAATTTACATCTAGCAATTTTGTAGGCTTTCCACCAATAATCACCATGGCAGAGGAACCATTGTCTGCAACCGTATCTTCAAAACAAATTTTCCAATCAACTATCCGGCTATCAATTACTTCTAATGCAGGGACGATGTAATCCGTTGCCTCAATAACATCCTCCACTGTAATATGTGGTCCATATAAGTCCTTCTTTAAAACGAACGCAATCTCAAATTCCAGCTTTGGTTGAATAAAATGATTGAGTGAAATTGTTGCACCATCGACCTCCACCATATTCGATAAAATATGACCGTAGTCTGGCTCTGACACATTAAATTGCTGCTGCATTACCTTACTCGTTAAACCGATTTTCTTACCGACAATATGCTTTCCCTCCTGTTGCTTTGAAGCAATTTGGAGTAATTGAATAGCATAAGCATCATCTACAGTTATATCTGGAATAGTAGATGTTAAAGGAGCGATAGGTTGCTTCGATACCTCAGCTTCCTGTAATTTCTCTGCGTATAATTGTCTATCCATAGCCTACCTCCTATATCTGCACTGGTGTTTCTGATGATAATGCACCATATCGTCCATTAAAGAATAGCAATGGCTCCCCATCTTCTAGATGCATGTTTTTCACTCGTCCGATAAATAACGTATGATCACCTTCTATATAGGTACTTGCCACCTCACAGCTAACTTGCGCAATAGCACCTTCAATTGTTGGCGCACCTCGTAAATCACCGAATGTTACATTCCGCTTTTCTTTGATTTGTCCGGCAAATAGCATTGACAGCTCTTGCTGCTGGGCCGATAAAAAATTGACAGTAAATGTTCCACTTTGTTGGATATGCTTTAGCATAGAAGCTTTTTCACCAATAGAGATGACAACTAATTTTGGATCAAGTGAAACAGACATGAACGCATTTGCAGTCATGCCATGAATTTTGCCATTTACATTTGTTGTAATCACTGTGACACCTGTTGCAAATTTCCCCATCGCATTTCTAAATAGACGATCCTCCATTACATAACCTCCTCAAGATATAGTGCTGTCTCAAATACTTTGTAGTAGTATTTAAGACAGCTGTTTGGACTTTTTTACTTCACTGGAATCTTTACTGCTCGATCTGGTGTGCCATACAGGAAATACTCATTTGGTAGTGGAGAGCCATACCAAATAATCGCTTCATCTAACTCATTCTCGCGCCATGTTATCGGCTTCCAATCAGGATCGAAAATCAAGTAGCCTGAATCGCCAAATAATTCAACTCGATTGCCACCAGGTTCCATTACATACATGAAGTACGCTTGACTTACACCATGTTTACCAGGGCCAGCCTCTATTTGAATACCATTTTCTACAAAAATATCTGCTGTATCCATAAGATGCTGTGGATAGCCATACCAAAATGCAATATGATGGAAGCGGCCACTATTGCCAGTTTGGTCGTTCATTAACGCTACCTCATGTACAAGTGGACTAACACTCATCCATGCCCCGATTTCTTCATTATTGTTCAATACAATTTGTT
This window harbors:
- a CDS encoding RNA polymerase subunit sigma; amino-acid sequence: MFEEQFYLHNQTIFKYLYYLLNDEKLAEDFTQETFIRFFKYQQTIKEDAELAWLRSTARNLAYDHYRRKRLIQFVPFLNDHEEQDPTSPHQWITQQEDAQTLYLAISKLKLTYRDVIILRKIEDLTIQETCDVLGWNEGKVKNTLKRALVALKKQLGGEFDEEL
- a CDS encoding 5-carboxymethyl-2-hydroxymuconate semialdehyde dehydrogenase (catalyzes the formation of betaine from betaine aldehyde), with amino-acid sequence MENTQTKLKEVKLFINGEYVESSSQTLFEVKNPATQEIIAKVHEASFEDVDRACEAARQAFEVGPWRRMPLSERLAKIRRMAEIILERKEELARLEALDVGKPYQVALEREIPRAAENLKFFADFMEQQGGEVYPMDDAYLNYTRYEPVGVAALITPWNLPFMLTTWKLGPCLASGNTAVIKPAEITPLTVSLLGEIAQQAGIPDGVVNVVHGFGVQSAGEFMTTHPEVDLISFTGETTTGKAIMKNGADSLKKVSFELGGKAANIIFEDANLEKAIPVSIQAAFMNSGQVCLAGSRILVQRAILDEFLTRFKEAAAALVVGDPQDAKTNMGPVVSEAHYNKVTSYLSVAEYENSTLIYGGKRPKLPAQLSTGYYLQPTIYLQENPQARICQEEIFGPIVTIIPFNTEEEALAIANGTEYGLNAVVWTENLQRAHRISHDVRAGTIWVNCWFVRDLRAPFGGFKKSGIGREGGHHSLEFFTEAKNICIALK
- a CDS encoding 4-oxalocrotonate tautomerase — protein: MPFIQVTFIEGRTPEQKERLIAEVSQTVSSVLDAPLETVRVCLNEIPSTHWGIAGKSIQRRQNE
- a CDS encoding 4-oxalocrotonate decarboxylase; translation: MMKTDTLDQIAYELYKAEREMTEVTKFVDQYPELTVETAYNIQDKLIELKCMHEETTISGLKLGLTSKAKQQMMGVHEPSYGMLLANMELNAKQPISLKSLIHPKIEPEIAFVFKQDLGGPIVTVAQVLEATDYIAPAMEIIDSRYLNFNFTLPDVIADNSSSSRYIVSSQKYAVNEVDLVNMGCIFTQNDEIFATSTAGSVMGHPARAIAWMANKLIARGQHIRAGDIVLSGALTGSATMHAGDNFTVSFDGMESLIVQIER
- the dmpG gene encoding 4-hydroxy-2-oxovalerate aldolase → MKKITVLDVTLRDGSHSMRHAFTEQQVREVARGLRKAKVKYFEVSHGDGLGGSSLQYGFSKVDELKLIEAAREECGDSAISVLILPGIGVKEDLKNAVKAGAKMARVATHVTEADVAGQHIYLSRELGLKTVGFLMMAHMAPTSVIVEQAKLFESYGAEIIYVTDSAGAMLPHQVMERVAALKSHVSCEIGFHAHNNLSLAMANTIAAIEAGATYVDGSLRCLGAGSGNTQTEVMVAVFDRLGYETGIDLYSVIDVANEVVAPFMPRPQEITGSSLIMGYAGVYSSFLLFTQEAAKKYNVDEREILVELGRKKAVGGQEDLIAEIAREIANHKQTVRRNAR
- a CDS encoding acetaldehyde dehydrogenase (acetylating) yields the protein MAKLKVAILGSGNIGTDLMYKIERSEYLSMSVMVGIDPASEGIQRAKSRGYLTIPNGIEGLVACPELFDIVFDATTAKAHSIHSEKVLALGKKIIDLTPAAIGPFVVPCANLEKFATADNVNMVTCGGQATIPIVYAINQVADVEYAEIVATVASKSAGPGTRANIDEFTRTTARAIEDVGGANKGKAIIILNPADPPIMMRDTVHVLVNERNKEQEILKAIEDIVQAVQQYVPGYRLTSVPIFNGQQVSIFLEVEGAGDFFPTYSGNLDIMTAAAVQVGNEIAKQQHETVKSN
- a CDS encoding 2-keto-4-pentenoate hydratase, yielding MDRQLYAEKLQEAEVSKQPIAPLTSTIPDITVDDAYAIQLLQIASKQQEGKHIVGKKIGLTSKVMQQQFNVSEPDYGHILSNMVEVDGATISLNHFIQPKLEFEIAFVLKKDLYGPHITVEDVIEATDYIVPALEVIDSRIVDWKICFEDTVADNGSSAMVIIGGKPTKLLDVNLPHIGMNVYRNGELFDSAAAAAVMGDPLRAVAWLANKLSKYHIGLHAGEFVLAGALTAAVTIEDGDTFVAEFAHLGAVSATFRLKEEK
- a CDS encoding flavin reductase, with translation MEDRLFRNAMGKFATGVTVITTNVNGKIHGMTANAFMSVSLDPKLVVISIGEKASMLKHIQQSGTFTVNFLSAQQQELSMLFAGQIKEKRNVTFGDLRGAPTIEGAIAQVSCEVASTYIEGDHTLFIGRVKNMHLEDGEPLLFFNGRYGALSSETPVQI